The genomic region TAAGAAAGAACAGCGGCAATTATCTGTATTTAACGATATGGACCAAGACCGTTTACAACTTGTAACTTGTAATGATTTATAACGAGGGAGTGTATCAAAGTTTCTATTTTAGGGATAGTTTGAAATTTTATGACAATATCCTGGATGATATATTTATTTTCGATTCAAGTCCATGTCAAGACTTTTACTTTACAAACGAAGGGCATGGGGAAATCGTTTGGGTAATGACGTTTGATGGTGTAAAAAGTGTGAGACTTTGCAATGTTTTTTTAGTCTAGACTGTCCAGTCTTTGGAAGGTGAATGAAAAAGTCACTTTTGACAAACAGTTTCAACATTCTTATGCTGTGATATCAATCATTCTGAGGTATCGTCAACGAGGATTTTTGGATATTATTTTGAAGGATGGAGGGACTGAGGAGGTCCAAGACGGACATCCGTCTGCCGAAGCACCAGGTCTATAACAAAGAGGTAAGTGAACTTGCTCATCATAAGTTGGAGTGGGTCACTTTAAAGGGAAAACTTTGTCATGagatatgtttgtttttcatacaaaattggGTTCCAGAAGGactgtgacttctccaaacggAATTTATGATGGGCACATGGTTGATACGACCTTGGTATTCCATCAAATTCCGCTAACTATATATATACCTCAAGTTTTACAGGCGCAGGGCGGTTCAAAACGCCCCGTTTTATGAGCGTTTTGCCACAGCTTTTCTTTTTTACCTGCTTTTCCCTAGTAACAGGAACAATCTTCAAGACTGACGAATTCTTGCTTGCCCCTAGGCTATTCAGCATATAAGCCTACACTTCCAAACCCAAATCATATGCCTACTCTAACCCAAATATTCGTCCACATTCATAATATTGACGCATCCTTTCATGTCTATTTGTCAACCACTAGAGTCAACAAgaaacaaatttggaaaaataaatatttttcacgACAAATGTTATTTTGgagactacatgtagatgtacatgtttttttcttataTTTATAATTGACAGTCTTGCATATCTGCTAAATTTTACTGATGTATGCAGACATTGATTGGTTTGGCCCCACATGACTGATTTTTTCTACAACATGACTTTACCGTTAGAAATTTTAATGTAAGGCCAATGAAATGAGGTAACCTGTTTCTTGACAAACTGAGTAATATGActgttgatatttttgtaataacaaaatacaaaaatttAACCCGCTGAAGTTTTTATGCATTCACCATGGTTGCCTTACCATAATtcctgaattcaaaacgagactTCAAAGACACAGATAGCTCATTATACAGTGAGAACCTCCCTTActgacaccctcaggactgacaagtgctgtgcTTGATAgagagctgtcctgattagagaggtcaaattgaatggagaccACTAATTTCGGatcagaactagtgtccttaatagagaggttgtccttaatagagaggtgtctgctaacggAGGTTCACTGTACAATGTAAGCTgaggttcattctaaatcaaggtGTTTAAAAATTCAAACTTTGACCAATCTAAATCCTTTATCAATTTGTAAATAAGATATTCATATTAGCGTCAAACATAAAAAGTGATGAGATTTTAATTGAACATGTTACCGCGAATTATCTTTCCTTTGTAATTGCGATTAAAGCAATAAATGAACGCCAAAAATAAACCCTGTTGCATGATAATGATTTCATCCAGATAAGTGCAGAGATTATGGAGACAAAGATGTTATTAACTTTCATTTAACCCATTCATGTTAAAAACGTTTTGTTATAAAGACAGTAAATGGGTGGGAAAAAAGAAATGCTCGTATTTTAGCAGTAATTTTAACTTTTTCTATTACATCAACAATTCCAAATAAAGATTCGTCCAGAACTGATATCAGCCTATCTATAAAACACTACAAGACGTATAGTCCTAAAGGGAGACTACACACAGCCTGGCGGGCCTGATTAAGTTTAAAACAGCTGGTAGGTGTCTCTGCTATCTCAAAGTAGATTGGCACATGTCACACTAACCGACACTCCTTTTACCGTATTTTCCAGTTAGAAGACTGCACCGAGATGAGTCAACGACTCAACCTCACCCGGCCGCGACTGGGACGTCACACGGCACACGTCCGTCGACTTCCAACACAACGTGTGACTACGGCAGTCACATGGTCACCCGACATGCTCCCAACCGTCGACGATGTGAAATCTACCAGTACATCTTCGGCAGAAATCGACAGGGTAACAGGACAGTGCAGGCGGCGCCACCATTTGACAAGTCACGAACTGTGCCGAATTTTAGACAATAACGGGAAAGGCGACCCGAGGGACACAGCGCAAGAGATGAGATTTCTACCGTTTAGAAATCGGCGGACGGGAATTTACCGAGACCCGGGCCTACATCGCCACCTGATCCATCAGTCGAAAAAGGATTGTCGGAAGGCGTTTGCGAAAGTTGCGATATTTTGTGAACATGAAATTGCTCGGCGTATCAGTTCAGCTTCGGACCAATATCGTAACCGGTACCGGTATCTTCAATTTATAGATTTTTTGGATGGGAAGGAGtcaaataatgatgatgttattcGAAGGAGAGAAACGGCAAAAGAACCGACTTTGAATGGCGACCTGCCCGACGACCTGTGTAGTCGGATTCAGAACTGGGTCCTAGATTGCGATGAAGCAGTTCAAACTGAAGGCTGGGAACTGGAAAATGAACGATTCGACTACAGCAAGTACAGGAGTGCCAAAGGTTTGGTATCATGAGCACTGACAGACTAACACCAAACATAAGATTGCCATGGGTATAGTGTCATGGGCACTGACCCACAAACATCAAACATAAGGGTGATGAAAGTTTGGTGTCATGAGCACTGACAGACTAACATCAAACATAAGATTGCCAAAGGTTTGGTGTCATGAGCACTGACAGACTAACATCAAACATAAGATTGCCAAAGGTCTGTTGTCATGGGCAGAAACATTATATTCCGAAAGGTTTGGTGTCATGGGCACTGACAGACAAACAGCAAACATAAGATAGCAGTGGGTTTGGTGTCATGAGCACTGACAGACAAACATCAAACATAGGAGTGATGAAGGTTTGGTGTCATGAGCGCAGACAAGCTCTAAACGGCCTGAACTTCTCTTTACGGCATTTTATATTCTAGCAGATTCGGCCAATAACCTAGCTTCGCGAAATCTGCAAATATAAACCGCCCACGAAAATTTTTTCAGTCTACAGTACTGAAATATTTTTGGACGGGTTATTTCAGATCATTGAAAAAAACGAAAGAGTTGACAATTATATTCTGTTTATTATGTCATGTGGGTTGTACTATCAACAGGCAGTGACACAGCATTTGGTGCATAAACGAGACACAGTATGATACAAACATAAtaatgaaacaaacaaaatattcatacaaacaaaatattcatacaaacaaaatattcatacaaacaaaatattcataCAAACATAATATTCAtacaaacaaaatattcataCAAACAGATACTGCTTTTGTTTCAATTCGCTTTAAAAGTTATTATTTCACAAGCAATGTTACgggtgtacagtagaacctctctattatggacaccctcaggactgacaagtgctgtccttaatatagaggtgtcctgattagagaagtcaattgaatggaaaccacaactttgggacaaaaactagtggccttaatagagaggttgtccataatagagaggttgtccttaatagagaggtgtctgctaagggaggttccactgcacttTACTGGACATGCAACTAACTTTAGCCACGAATGCTGACAATAACCGAACTTCAGATTTAATAACTTAAATCTCGTTTGGTTAACCCTTTTGTTGCAAGTGACGTGCATAACATGTCATATCACTTGCCCCAATCATGTGCGGGTGACGTACACAGCATGTCATCCACTAGTAAAGTAATCATTCATCAGCACTTAGCATGTTTATACATGCTATTTGCACAAGGGAAACATCCAAATACTATAGATGGCGATACTTTTGAATATTATTTGCCCAATCAGATTAACGTAACCACAATTCAGCATAACATTGCTATCCACAGCTTTGCAGGTGCAAGGGATGCCCAAAAATTGCTAAGAGCTGAAAAACTCTTTACCACAGACATTGCTagtgaaaaaataatttttaaacAACAACACACAGACCAATTGAAAACATCAAATGCTAAGTAAAATGCTATCCAGTTTAGATTTGGATATTTGAAAACACAGTTAGTCGCTTCCAATGGCAGTGCAATTGAATTCATGATTACTATCAGTGTGGATGGAATACGCATCAATACATCAAATCACAATTTCTGATATAAACGACAAGTATAAACATCCAAAAAAAATATCCATGAAAGCATTCGCAGCGATCGCATACGGTGATTCGTTACATGTACATCcgaaatatgtgacccgtcacagcaaaactaggcgcatgtcgctctgagcttggcaggttgagacagactgtttgttcaattctctattgtctgccttttgtgaaatatgagcacatcaatttcttccattatctcatggtgtcatttaggctcatcttctgtgcgacatgcgcctggttttgctgtgacgggtcacatatgcatAAATGAACTCACAGCAAGTGCATAATTGTTTACATTAAATTCCCATTTTCTTTCCAAAAACACCATGGAACGACATCAATTTAATTCACCAATGAACAACATTATTTGTGCTGAAGTTTTATGATACACTCAAATGATCTTTTTCATTATTGCCAGCAGTCACACACCGTAGGTAAATAAGAATTGAACAATGGACTCGGCAGATTGGgattagcaaatgcttttatcttaatctccatgtacatttacactaggcctttctgtacaaaattaaagtaaaagcatttgctagtctttattcatatcacccattatcgataaaaaatgaaaataccgTAACCCATGTTCATGAAAACATCATTTTCAGTTGACTATTCAAAGCATTATTAACCAACTTCACACTTTCACTCTGGTCTGTCCTAAAACCTTTCAGGAGAGCTCAGACGAGCCTCACAATCTGTACTACAACCTGAACATTTCCAACTGGTACCCATTCATAGGTGGAGTAGCAAAGACACCTGCCGAGAGTCTCACACCAACAGTGGGGTTGGACCAGGGACCTCACGACCAACAGTCTGGAAaggagccactacaccaccgtgGCTCCTTCTTATTAGGGACGTTAATTGAAATATTTAGACAGCAAAATCACATGCAACTCAACCAGAAGATGTCAATATCTTGGATTTGTAAATAATATTTGCATAATCAAAATAAAGACCACACATGTTTTAGCCTATTGCATTTCTGTTCATCGTACTCTCTTGTGGCTCAGATAATTAGAAACAAACATTGCCACAGTGGAGTTACTGTACATGCAAATTTGCTTAACTTTGACATTCATAGATTATTTGTTTATCAGTCTTAACactggcattgttgaaatttacattcagttctatatttacacaatttgaaaatgtcaaattcaagCTTAATTTTGTACAAACAATTAGTCTTTAACCATTTCGCTACCACATTGTTTTGGCAGTGTACCGTACCCTCATCCGGTATAGACCGGTTGGCCTAGATCAAACTCGGCccaggaaaagtttcattgtaaaatagcaaGCATTACCCATCTCAAGGACGTGGTCTGCATTGAATTGaatgcagtgctgccacctcgtTTTTTCAGGTGTAACCAACTAAAAACTAGGGACTGTCCTGAATGATCGAATTTGGGGGAAATTTAGCAGTACGGATTACTTTGCCTGTGGGCAGGTAGTCAGCAGTGTACAGACCCGGTAAATACCGGTGTGGGGCACGTAGTACGCAGTGTACAGACCCGGTATATACCGGGTGCAGTAGCAAAAGAGCTAAGAGTAGGCCTTTTGGCCCACATAGCCTGCGGGTGGGGAATTGTCAAAACAAAGGTATTAAATTTGAGTAGCCTTACATTACAACCTTAAACGATTTTCCCCTGAATACATTCAAACACAAGATTTCTTAGAATTTGTTGATGTTAAGAAAAACTCGGTGAAGACCCGTGGCTATCTGCGTCATCAAGTTCCAAACATTTCTGTAGTTCGTCGGCTAACCGTTCCGTGTCCGAGTCATGTGCTGGTGGAGCTGGACTGTCAACGCTCTCCGGCCGATTGTCTGACGCTGTATTGCCACTAAACTCTGAAAAAGATTGCATCGTAATTTTAATGATCCTAGCTGAAAAAtttattctgatatttttatgtTGGATTATTTTGGCCTTGGAAATATGTGACCTGCGCTAGCAAAAACAGTTGCAACAAACTCTgtacaacgtcattgagaaaccacacTGCGCCATGATGTCATTTAAACTGTGAACTttgaacaagacagatgcaagtccaCCCCAGCcgccctgatgaagcctagaggggcagaaacgcgcatcagtggagcaacacaacagcccacaATAAGGACCAGTGAACTTTGTTGTCAACTACAGTTACGATATCCAGTCTTTCTTCAACTATTCTGGGGTTATTCGAACTTACCACTATTGGGTAGCACCTTTCTCCAGTCGTATTCACTGATTTTGATTGGCTGGTTGATCCAAGCGTTCCGGTGAAGGTCGGAAATCGTTGCCCGTTTTATCGGGTCTGGGTGCAAGAGCCAGCCAATCAGGTTCAACAGCTCTAAAAAGACCGAGTAAAGATTTACAAAAGATGTAGAGTCAGAAAACTTTTTCAGGTTTTTCACTGGATGGACTCCTTTACAGCCAGTATTTTTTGCCTATTTTGGGAACATATTTTTGGATATTCAGCACATTATATATATCTGCTGCGGTTAGTCGGAATTTCGGTGGTCAACATTGAAGCAAGTTGCAACCTTCACAAGTAAATCACACATTTTGGAATTTCGAACATTAAGTTAAGTTATTTAGgagcagaattgagcattttgAGGTGCAGAGATATATTTCTGGAACAGGGATATAtttccagaacattttcaaatcatcCAAGGTATGCTCAAGTTTTTTTCTGTGTAGTTAATCCATAATATAAAACAGACTTCGGAACATTCTTCAATACTCTTCTGTGTTTTAACTCGGAAAGTAGAAAACAAAATTCATCTTGACTCACCGGCAGAGACTCTAAAAGGAGGCTTCAAAACAGCGGCCACGGTCTCATCCACAT from Lineus longissimus chromosome 19, tnLinLong1.2, whole genome shotgun sequence harbors:
- the LOC135503299 gene encoding uncharacterized protein LOC135503299, with product MEGLRRSKTDIRLPKHQVYNKELEDCTEMSQRLNLTRPRLGRHTAHVRRLPTQRVTTAVTWSPDMLPTVDDVKSTSTSSAEIDRVTGQCRRRHHLTSHELCRILDNNGKGDPRDTAQEMRFLPFRNRRTGIYRDPGLHRHLIHQSKKDCRKAFAKVAIFCEHEIARRISSASDQYRNRYRYLQFIDFLDGKESNNDDVIRRRETAKEPTLNGDLPDDLCSRIQNWVLDCDEAVQTEGWELENERFDYSKYRSAKGLVS